CCTGGTGCTGCTGTGCTTGATGCTGCTCGTCGCCGAGGCCGGGGCGCGCGGCCATGTGCGATACGCCCGGATCGGCTCCGGTGCACCACGCGCCTCCACTCCGATACATCTGGGCCACAACGCTGTACCCGCGCAGGCCGCGCTCGCCGGTCTGGCGGTGCTCGCTCTCGGCGTGCCGGTGTGGACGATCCTGCGCTGGTTGTGGATCGGTGGCGCGCAGGTGTGGAATCTCGCCGATATCGGCGCGGCACTCGGCCAGACCGTCGCGCTGGCCGCGACGGCAGCCGCACTCACGACAGTGCTCGCCTTCCCCGTTGCCTGGGTTGCGGTGCGCTCCAGCGGATTCCTGGCCCGCGCGGTGGAAGGCGCCAATTACATCACCAGTTCGCTGCCCGGGATCGTCACCGCGCTCGCGCTGGTCACCGTGACCATCCACCTCGCCCGTCCCCTCTATCAGAGCGTGGCGCTGATCGTCTTCGCCTACGTGTTGCTGTTCATGCCGCGCGCCCTGGTGAACGTGCGCGCCGGGCTCGCCCAGGTCCCACCCAGCCTCGAGGAGGCGTCCCGGTCCCTTGGCCGCTCGCCGACCGCGACGTTCCTGCGCGTCACACTGCGCCTGACCGCACCCGCGGCCGCGGCCGGCGCATCGATGGTGTTCGTCGCCGTGGCCACCGAACTGACCGCGACGCTGCTGCTCGCCCCCACCGGCACCCGGACGCTGTCGATGCTGTTCTGGTCCTACGCCGGCGAACTCGACTACGCGGCCGCCGCACCGTACGCCCTGATGCTGGTTCTACTCGCCTTCCCGGTGACCCTGGTCCTGCTCAAACAGTCGACGAAGGTGGCCGCCCGGTGATTCTCGAAACCCGCGGGCTCGCAAAGTCGTTCCATGGCGCCACAGTGCTCGACCACATCGACCTCGACCTGGCGCCGGGCACCCTCACCGCGATCGTCGGATCCTCCGGGTGCGGTAAGACCACCCTGCTGCGGCTCATCGCCGGCTTCGAAAACCCTGACGCGGGAACGATCGCCATCGCCGGGCGTGAGGTGGCGAGCGCGTCCGCCGCGGTGCCGCCCCACCGTCGCAGCGTCGGCTACGTCGCGCAGGACGGTGCACTGTTCCCCCATCTGACCGTCGGGCAGAACATCGCCTACGGCCTGCCCGGCGCGGCCCGCAGCGCCGCGGTGCGTGCCCGGGTGTCCGAACTCCTCGAAACCGTCGCGCTGGACGGCGATTACGCGTCTCGCCGCCCGCA
Above is a window of Mycolicibacterium baixiangningiae DNA encoding:
- a CDS encoding ABC transporter permease, producing the protein MVATAPPVTAPVAPTSRSEPTARPGPLVAATVMILVAATLIPLGYVAWGAISIGGHRAYELVVRPRVGELLINTVALVAVTVPLCVVLGVGVAWLVERTDLPGRAFWRPVFVAPLAVPAFVNSYAWVGIIPSLHGLWAGVLVTTLSYFPFVYLPAAATLRRLDPAVEESARALGSDSIGVFFRVVLPQLRLAILGGGLLIAVHLLAEFGAFAMVRFDTFTVAIFQQFQVTFDGAAGSMLAGVLVLLCLMLLVAEAGARGHVRYARIGSGAPRASTPIHLGHNAVPAQAALAGLAVLALGVPVWTILRWLWIGGAQVWNLADIGAALGQTVALAATAAALTTVLAFPVAWVAVRSSGFLARAVEGANYITSSLPGIVTALALVTVTIHLARPLYQSVALIVFAYVLLFMPRALVNVRAGLAQVPPSLEEASRSLGRSPTATFLRVTLRLTAPAAAAGASMVFVAVATELTATLLLAPTGTRTLSMLFWSYAGELDYAAAAPYALMLVLLAFPVTLVLLKQSTKVAAR